The Aquila chrysaetos chrysaetos chromosome 4, bAquChr1.4, whole genome shotgun sequence genome segment CGcgttttaaaaaaagacctcCGTAATAGTGAGGATACCGTATCTCTGTGAGAAGTGTTTCACATATTTTCCATGGGCACAAAATGCTCCTGCTTCTATTTAAATCTCTGTAGCTCTCTTCGGGCGACATTATTCACTTCAGGAAGTTCATTCAGAAGGTGCTTAGCATAGGAAGGGGAAAAGCCAGCATGGCAGCAGACAGCAACATGGCTCCTGAAAAAAAGCCGAGCACTACTCCTGTGAAGAGGGCTGTCCACAAGATCCGAATGGCCAGCCTAGTCTTCAGCTTGGCGCGAGGCTGGCAGCAGTGGGCATCTGACCACCACATAAAGCAAGCCCAAGAGCCCTCTGGATGGGTCCCTTCTGCAGAAGACTCATCAACTCAGCCTGTACAAGAAAGACCCTTCAAAAAATGGCCAATTAGATCTGTCAAGAGGGACCAAGGAGAAGACGGTGAAAAATCCTCAGCAAAGGAATCAGTGTTGATAAGAGAcgctgaaaaaaatgcaagggaATCAGATGAAGCCCTCAAAAAattcagcattaaaaacaaagaggtGACCAAAACAGTTGTAAGCAAAGCCTACGAACGAGGAGGTGGTGTTAGCCTCCTCAGTGGAAGATATGAGAATAACAATAGTAGCTCAGAGATGACCAAGCTCAAAGAAGAATCAAGTGCTATTGACAAAATTCTTAATGGCAAATTATCTCCAACCATAAGGAGAAAGTGTTCAAACGTGGTATCAGAACTGACCAAGGGCTGGAAAGAGATGGAACAAGAGGACAAAGAGGGGGCTAAGGAAGAACTGCTGGTTAAGTGTCATGATGACAGCCTGGATGCAGAGGACAGTGGCTATGGGGAAGCAGAGGACAAACTCGAGCAAGACGACAGTGACCGAGACATGACGGTTGTGAGGATTAAACGACCTGTGCCATCTTTGTAAGTAGAACACCTTTATTATGTTATCACGAATGGTCAGCAGCCCCAGAAACAGGTACAGGTTTCCttaaggaagaaatggaaaacaaaattggtAGGAAATGgtcaaaaagaaattataactcttgaaggaaaaaaaaaaaaaaaatccagaaaaccTTTCACATATCTCTCTGTGCTTAAGGAGTTAGTCAACAACATCTGATTATAGCCTTAAGTTTTATGTGCTATATACATAATAGACACAGTAAgttatatttatgaaatattaattatatttaattttctggatTTACTGTTTCATGGAAATCACTACTTACTTCTTAATGCTTTAGTCCACATCTCAGATTAAAATCTTTCACCTCAGCAATAGCCCAAAgctattcatttatttcatcaAATATTGAGTCTAAAGAGGTGTACCTGACAAATAATATTTCCAAATACTGATTCATTATTTTGCTTAGTATAAATTGTATATACTCTTGGGAGTAATTTGCAGAGAATGTCCAAAACAGACATTGCAGGAATCACCTTTAACTACCTCTTAACAAAATCCGGCTTCCCTGCTTCTCTTTGGAAGCTCTTCATGGATTTGGAATTCATCAAGTCAAAGAATGGAAACTTTCACAGGAGGTGGGACCCCACACATACATTAAAAAGCCTCCAGCTTGCCTCAGCATCTGCAGGATCGATTTGAATCATGCTATATGTTATAAATCATTTgacaaaaaagaacatttgaatCATCAATAGATCCTTCAAATTCAAGGTCTCTCTACAGGTACACTATCATaaggggtgtgtgtgggaaAGTACAGTCATTGAATATGTTGTGGAAGTAGAAGCTCCTGACACATAGACTTCCTTATGCCTGTAAATgttgtgaagaaaaaaggaagcagaatctGTTACTTAACCTGTGTAGTTATTACAGgttctacttaaaaaaaaaattgaattaaataGCAAATTCACAGCATCAGGCAGTTTTGAGTACTACTTCTTTCAGTAAGAGGTTCATGTTTGAAGATTACTATAAAACAACAGGCACATATTAAATTTGAAGCCCAGGTTGTAAACAAGTGGAGTTCACCCATAGCCATGCAGTCCTTGGGAAGTCTCCCAGAAGAGCAGACGAACAGCAGAGGCTGGTAGGAATTCTCTGGTTTCCTTTCCCAGAGACTCCACCAGCACCACTTTTCCAGAAGATGGCTACAAACAATTGTGTTGTGGCCAGACTTGCCAATGAGTAGCTGCCAAACTAATTCATCACTCTTTTGTTGGTAAAAGATTAAAAGATCCATACGTCCAATGCTGCAAGATGGGAAACTGTAGGCAGCTGTTACAGACACAACACGCTGTTTGCTCCAGTCCTGTTTTACAAACTTGGTAATGCCCCGGaacaacaacagcagaaaggaaCGTGTGGTTGAGCCTGAATGTTTCGGTGTGAAACCTCACATCTAGCCGTAAAGTTGCAGCCTCTGAGGCCAGGGTGCACCGAGCCATGGCCAAAGCGCAGCACACACGCTGCCCGCTGGCTTCGCTGCGCAGGGAGGATGGCTGGAGGTGAAACTTAAACCAAGGCAGGAGTTTTGGCAGAGCTCGTCCGCCTGAGCCCGCAGAGAGGGAAGAGGCTGGCACCAGGACACGGGTTCCTACCAGGAGCCATCACGTCGTGGGGCCCAGGTCTTTGCTGCTTCTACTCTGTGTCCATCACCCGCACACACACAATGTGAGTGCGGGCTGAGCAGGAGGCAATTTGAGACGAGAAGGCAGGGTTTTCACACACCCAATTAGCCTGTGTGTAAAGGATGAGCAAGGCAGCAGGAATCGCAGGATCAGGACCATACTGTATCCTAATCaccttttcagaaacaaaaaactggAACCGGCATTGATGAAAATGCCAAAACAGACTCTGTGATCCCTCTGCAGACAGTAAGGCGGGCTGTTCCATTCCCACTGCTCGGGTTTTATACCTCACTACTGACAAGTGTTTACCATGACCAGCATTAGACTATGACTAACATAGTCATGGATTTCAAACATACAGTACTTTTTAGCACAACTATCTAAACACATATAGCTATTTTAACTATTCAAGTTGGGGATTAGAAGGATGCTTTGCTGTACAGCTGACCAGTCATCTCCCACAAGGAGCAAATGGTTACTagccaaagtgaaaaaaagctCTCCAGCAACCTAGAGCTTGAAAGTCTGTGGCCCCTGCTTTTGGGAGAGGCCATGTGCACCGTCCTTTGACAGAAGTTAGGACCTCAAACCAAAGGTTTCACACATTGTGGCAGTGCATCCGTAACACACatacagtgggaaaaaaaggatacaTTTGCAGCAGATATTATCTGTAAATAACCTCAATTAGAACAAATTgttcactttaaaaatgctataatagaaaaaaagtagCTCTCTTTCTGTTATACTTCACATATATTTTCCCCCATGTCTAATTTTAATGCTGCtacctaggaaaaaaataattagccaTATTTACTGAGGTGCAAATGATTGAAATAACACCCTCTTATGTTACTTAAAGCTCTCTCTTCCACTGAAATCTGacacaaaagtaattttctgcaCTTACAGTGCTGTTATCAGGACTGGAATTTTTAACtactcatttttcttaatttattttatagcCTCAGAATACATTATTTCAGCCTGCTACTGTTATGAACATTTCAGTGTGGCTTAATCTTCTTCAAAAAGGCTATAAGTACATGGTTGTTAAAGCAACTCTCCCATTTTCCTCTCtatattccaggaaaaaagcaTTGGTGCcagtattcttttttcctcacatcAGCACCTTCATCATTTCCAGCTGCAATATTTACTGGAATAATGTTGCTTCCTTAGCAAAAGGCATGTTAAGTCCTACAGGCATAGGAAACACTACTTCATTCCTGCTTAGGAGCTAAAGGGATGCAACAGTGATATCAAactcaaaacattaaaaagggaTTCATGCCTTTCCCCTTCAGAAAGGGTCAGAAGGAACACAGACATTGTCCTCATAGAAGTTCAGAATGCATTTAGGGTGATCATTCTGGTTGACAGGTTAACTTAGTTGATTGTTACAGGTAAAGCACTTCTTACAGTGGGTTAATGTTCACAACTTTCACTTTGGATCCACAATCCGTTGTGTAGGTGTGgtaagaacatgaaaaaaatggttcTACACATACACATTTGTTAACTTGTCATTAAGCTAAACAACGGGGAATACTGCACTTCAGCCACCAGAAATGGTTAAATTAgaagatgcattaaaaaaaatatatagtatCAGTAAGGTTTTTCCAAACCCACATGGGgcacaataaaagcaaaaggataGATAAGATGGTGTTTTTCTCAACCACTGAGAAGACTATTCGGATAAGGAAAGTGGTAACAGTACTCAGCTAGAAAAGAGAACTAAAGGTTTCAGtaggaaaaggagagaatacTTACTAgactattaaataaaaaaagaggtaaCAAAGCATTTACAGAGTTATGCTATCTCACTCACTGTCTTCCTTCCCCTCAACCTGGGGAATTGAAGCTCCAGGACTTTCTCAGGGGCCATGGCCcttggagagaagggagagcagCTGGCTGTGGCTGAGGTATAAGCCCTCGTGATGGTATCTGCTCATCAGCTCCACCGAGACTGTTGGTATCACTTCTTCTAGTGATTCTTCTAGGCAATTTTGATTCACTTGGGGTTCCTCCCCCACCCTGATATCTTCCCACGTGAAAAGCTGGGGAAGCAATCAATCTGAGCTTCAGCTGGAGTTAACACTGCGCTGGCACAGGGTTTCTGTGGCTTTTGGGAGATCCATAGGTTTCAGGAGACAGATTGCTTTGCATAAACAAACCCTGTGCCCACGATTCCTCCGGGCAATGAAGCTACAATTCAGAGCAAGGGGCAAACGATCACAGCTTTCCCTTTGCCTGTATGACAACAGCTTATATACAGGGTATTTGGTTTATCATTAGGAAACAAAATTGTCTAACTTTACCCCACTgatatattttaatgctttccGGCCAACACCTACCTGTTAATCACTTAAATGCACAAAACCACAGGCACATAAATGCTGCCTACTGTCAGGATGCTCTGCAGTCACTCCACAGAAGAAAGGTGCCTTTACTTGGCAGCATTATATGCTCAATTGTTCTGATGCTTTTCACCATACTGATGGGAAAGAGCATTTTGAggctttttaaatacagtttctcAACACAGCTAAGTCAAGCTAACGGCAACTCCACAGCTAAAAGATTGGTCCTGGTCTCCTACTCCTTCTTCTATCCCTGGCACTAAGTGTCTGCACTTCTTGCTCTAGCACTACAGTGCTGCCCAGTACTGGCATCCTTCTGGTGCACAGACCTCAACTGGGGACATGTCTATCACTCCTATTCTCTCTTTCAATAGGcttagtagaaaaaaaaggagtggccaaacagcagggaaacaaaattttttgCAGGTTTGCAGTCCTCTGTACTGTTTTGCTAACTGTATTTTGGTTCTCCACTGTTACTGTTAATATTCAGCTGACATTACTGGGGAGGTTTCAGAGCAGCCTTCTGGGGAgtaaaaacattagaaaacaaattacttcagcacagccacagcacaaCATACTCCCTAGCCGAGCTCTGTACAGACACAATGACAGGATGTGGACAGCACAAAGACTAGCTCAGACTATCTATAGCTCCTCCACAACACGTGAGATCGGCTACTAGAGGAAAGAGTATCAATTTGCCTGGAGTCATCCAGCAATATGATGTTGctatgacacacacacacacgcacacacacacaaaatatcaGTAAGACCTCTGAAGGTCTTTCATCATCCTTTGACCTTGACACAAATCTCAGTAGCCCTAAGTTTCTTTCAGGCTTGTACCCTGCCAGTGGGAATGTGAATTTTGGACTTCAATACTTGTTCAGAACCATCCTTAAAATATATAAGCATGGGCAGAGCTACTGCACTCTAttagctttttgttgttgttttaaacgTCAACATCTATTACAGGGGACAGATTTTTCTAGACACTtaccttctgtttttcagccaaGAATAGCTGAGGATCCAGATTATACACTTGCAGTTATTGCCATCTATAACACCAGGGCAGGCAGATTTCAGGCTCTGCTAGGCAGGCAGAAATGGGGAGCTGCATGACTGACCAAAGGTAGAAAGCGCAGGTAATCAGCAGCATACTGTTTCGCTCCTATATAGAATTAAGTCATTCTGGGCAAAAGTTTGTCAAAACAGGCTCAAACCTAGGCTGGAGGATGGTAGCGTGGATGAGATCAAGCTGTGACCAGCAGATTTGCTTTTGAGTGCAAACTGGAACATGGACTAAAAGCCCCCAAAGAACTAATTTGGAAGTAGTGAACTCATGCCACCTGGTGGCTAGCATCTCGCCTGGGAAAACATGGTAACCAAGTTAAAGAGGAGATTAGTAGCAAAACTGTGTAATTAAATGATGAAGTGCAATGCTCAAAcgcctttttgtttctttcagcgCAAGCAGGTTTAATGAAGAAGCACGCACCAAAGCCCAGAGGAAATACAGCTCCGTTAACAGCCTGAAGGACAGATGGCAAGAATGGGCCGACCAACACATCGTAACGCAGAAGCTGAATCCCTTCAGCGAGGAATTTGACCACGAGCTGGCCATGTCCACGCGCCTGCACAAAGGAGATGAAGGCTATGGCCGTCCAAAGGAAGGAACCAAAACTGCTGAAAGGGCTAAGAGAGCTGAGGCCCATATCCACCGGGAGATTAGGGACATGTGCTTCATCATTGAATCAATGGCTAAGCCACGGCGCGACGGCAAGATCCAAGTCACTTTTGGGGAACTCTTCGAGAGATACGTTCGTATTTCAGATAAGGTGGTTGGGATTCTCATGAGAGCCAGGAAACACGGGCTGGTGGACTTTGAGGGAGAAATGTTATGGCAAGGAAGGGATGATAATGTCATAataactttattaaaataagcatGCTACAACCAGAACAACTTGTTTTGGAAAACCTTTCTCCACTTCTCCCTTGCTATTAGCATTTGCACATTTGGAATACAATATTCCCCCCATTCACCTACATAGAAAATATTATTGagcatttttctaaatatgtattttgtaacTACTGCATGGTAACGCAAGCATCCGAATGGATTTTCCTGTGTGCCAGGAGGGCTTGCAGGACACTTCAGTTAGTTActacatgaaaaacaaagagaaaaatctatatTGAATATAAGCAGCTGATTATAAAAACCCATAGCAATATAAATAGCTACAAATGAATTTCAATTTTTACTTGTTCTTACATTCAAGATATTCCCAACTATTTAAACTGGGATATCAGGAACATAAAGCATGCCAGATCAGAAGTTGAATGACAATATAAACTAAGACCAAGTTTTTGATCTGTGAAAGTGATCTTGTGCACATATTTcctaattaatttatttatatgcaagtaaaaccagttttatttgaaaacagaatcaaGGATAccacctttgttttctttacaagcAGGATATGCAACTACTACTGCAGTATTATCTTGTGGCAACTACTGACACAGCTTTCTTTTACATATCACATATAAAGACAAAAGTCCTTTTTATAAATGAGGTtttgtatttaatgtatttatataacTAATTTATTAGATAGTTTCCTATTTAGAGTTATGGATATTGGAGAGAAAACACTCAATAGAATGTAATGcacaaaaaaatttttcatagccacataaaaaaaacctcctaTACAACGTTGTGCAATGTATCGTCTGATTATCTATGTAAATATGGTTCTtataaatacagggaaaaataacatgTAACATACAAAAATAAGTCGGTACTTGTAGCGTTGTGTATAGCAAAAAAGCGACTTCCATTGCAGTGTACCTCTGTGAGAATAGATACAGAAACAGTGTTCATACCTAAAATCAACTGACTTTAAGGAAAATGGTGTTTCATATTACACAGAAACACTGGCCTAATTTTACAGCATTTGCCATTTGAACCATTCTGATGTCACTGAAATAACATATTTCTGCCCAGGTGACACCTAA includes the following:
- the ABRA gene encoding actin-binding Rho-activating protein, yielding MAADSNMAPEKKPSTTPVKRAVHKIRMASLVFSLARGWQQWASDHHIKQAQEPSGWVPSAEDSSTQPVQERPFKKWPIRSVKRDQGEDGEKSSAKESVLIRDAEKNARESDEALKKFSIKNKEVTKTVVSKAYERGGGVSLLSGRYENNNSSSEMTKLKEESSAIDKILNGKLSPTIRRKCSNVVSELTKGWKEMEQEDKEGAKEELLVKCHDDSLDAEDSGYGEAEDKLEQDDSDRDMTVVRIKRPVPSFASRFNEEARTKAQRKYSSVNSLKDRWQEWADQHIVTQKLNPFSEEFDHELAMSTRLHKGDEGYGRPKEGTKTAERAKRAEAHIHREIRDMCFIIESMAKPRRDGKIQVTFGELFERYVRISDKVVGILMRARKHGLVDFEGEMLWQGRDDNVIITLLK